tagaaggggccaacacgacaacatcatctgcaaagagcagagacgaaattgtgtggtccccaaacctgacaccctccggcccctggctgcgcctagaaattctgtccataaaaattacgaacagaaccggtgacaaagggcagccctgccggagtccaacatgcactgggaacaagtctgacttactgccggcaatgcggaccaagctcctgcttcggttgtacagggacctgacagcccttagcaaaggacccaggaccccatattccccaagcaccctccacaagatgccgcgagggacacagtcgaatgccttctccaaatccacaaaacacatgtggattggttgggcaaactcccatgaaccctccaacaccccgtagagggtatagagctggtccagtgttccacggcccggacgaaaaccacactgttcctcctgaatccgaggttctactatcggccgtattctcctctccagtaccctggcatagactttcccggggaggctgagaagtgtgatccccctatagttggaacacaccctccggtcccccttcttaaaaagagggaccaccaccccggtctgccatcccagaggcactgtccccgaccgccacgcgatgttgcacaggcgtgtcaaccaagacagccccacaacatccagagacttgaggtactcatccacccccggtgccttgccaccgaggagtttcttgaccacctcagtgacttcagcccgggtgatggacgagtccacctctgagccctcatcctcaatggaagaagtgacagcgggattgaggagatcctcgaagtattcctttcaccgcccgacgacatcctcagttgaggtcaacagctgcccacctctactgtaaacagcgttttTATTAACCTAATTATCCCTCATCCTCACCTGTGctcaaaccagaaaaggaaccagacaagccGAGTTATGCCGGCCCACGATTAGAAGGGATACATTTTGGTGTTCCTGAGTGGATTCGTTCCGCGATTTTCTATTGTgtctttaaccttttcacgcgtgagtttcaaatattccttaccgaccccccagcgtgagtttttttgcacgtgacttcggtactctgcagcatttgaactcacgccagcctttgaacagtcaccttgctaggtaaggaacactacatgcattgcattgcaagcttctctcgttgactcgaattctaagagctacaaaagttggttgatttattactgtagctagctagaaaacgtcagctaaccgctagcaaacgtcagctgcctgctagctaacaaatcgtgaccagttattcaatgcagtgaaaatgaataaactatataaaatgcatacaacggggaacgtaacttctagaaagtttttgcaatggttttgatcggtagtagtcgctaatataattcgtttttgtgcattagtgttggctgtctgttggtacgtaactaacacttcttgtcccgatttgaatgctttctacctggttaatatcatagtatggtcttgaaacaattacaatcaggaaatatagttataaacactgtttgagctaaatgtgagtaaataatagcgcggttttaccagccattgttacgttacttgtagctaggtatgctaatggtgcgttctaaacatgacgttctaatcacaccagtgtgatcgtacgctccagggaccactctagattgatcacactggtgtgatcgtacgcgccaaagggttaactactacgctatttaaacaatGGGCAGCATTGTATGTGatatgtgtgtagagatgtggtatCAATCGAGCAACTACGAAAGGTACACCTGGCGTGCAGCGTTGAATGAACATTGCAAATTGTATGGCTTGGAATAACTTTTATTTGCAACCGATCTATATGGTATATATAAGTCACGCTGGGTTTACAAGCCTGAATTGCAAAACCAAAGCAGAAATCAGACAACAAAGCACAGCAGGACACCTGCAAGTTTGTTCATGTTTCTTTGGTAATGACGTTGACTCACGGAAGACAATAGATTCCCATTGAGGGGTCTTTATTCTGGCGAAACATTTGCTGAAACTCCACGAAACCTAAAACTAGTCCCTTGCATTagctgacatccaaaccaacaaccgATATAACAGCATTGCTACAGTACATTCAACGCGTTCAATTATTAGATTACTGTACATGGCTAGCTAGCAGCTATCATGAAAAAagtgactccaatcactccatgggaTAGGGTAAGGGTTAGCTGTTCATTCTTAAGAAAAGCTAACccactatgctatgtgaactacgctatAAATTCAAGAGTAATATATTCACtgtcggtgcagttcgtccatcgcaatataacactaaacagttttactttaggcttactataatgtagcagCTGCAGCTTGTAGCCACAAAGTTTTAGTATATCCTGAAGAAATGCTCATGCCTATTTTGTGTTGTCCGAGGATCGAACCCCGGACGACTACATGGAAGTCCACATCtcaaaccactacgctatttaacaatgggtagtcaatcaggcactcagtaagaaacattcgATTTCTGCAGTCTGGCAAAAAGTGAATTGACGTCATAATACTGCTAGCTACATAAGCTAGTTAATGTTGCTTCCAGAAACTTTTTCAGAACAAACATACAGGCTGTGAGGCCCACTGCCAGCTCGATCCCTCACCGGCCAACCAGACCACACCCTCCATCACCGGAATTTCTCCTACGCCTGTTGTCAACTGCACTTGTAATGTTCACTTGTGTGTATATAGcactttgttttcattgtttcgTTGTTAGGTATTGTTAGTTGTTGCTGCTCCACAGAGCCCTTATTTCGATTCTTTATCCCAAGCATTTGGTCATCTAACGGTTATAAACTTGACTCCCCATGACTACGTTCACTAGCCTATTCCTCTTGTGCCTTTGCCTGATTCATGGTCACCCTGATTTTGTCTTCAGCCTGTATTCTGACTACGTCACTTGGATTCTGCTTCTGTACCACTGACTTCATTCAAATATGTGCTCCGCACTTGAATCCACTCCTCCCTGAGGTTCATTACACACATCCACAAGTCCCCAGcaaacagcaaaacaattgAAGGCACGCGAAAATGCCAAACACTTGTCGATGCTACATTTGTTGGGCGCGTGACGGGAGCTTGCTTCAGATGGGCAAGTTATGTTTAAAGTACAGAGGCCAacagagtacaagtacagaggCCAACAGAGTACAATTTGTTGAAgactaacacttccccgagttggtttgttggaaaggagaataaaacactagGAGTCAGGGTGTCAGAGTCAGAGTACAaatacagagaccaacagagtacaaatacagagaccaacagagtacaAATGCAGAGGCCAACAGAGTACAaatacagagaccaacagagtacaaatacagagaccaacagagtacaAATGCAGAGGCCAACAGAGTACAaatacagagaccaacagagtacaaatacagagaccaacagagtacaAATAGTAACAGATAGTATTGTATGCACCATAATGTGACGGCGGTGAGTTTCTCTAAAGAAACAGAACCTAATGACaatacattgtgtgtgtatagtttCAATAATAAGGATTAAACAAAGTTGTGGCGTTTTCTGTCTTAACTGTTTTCCTAGTGCTCAAGTCTTTGACCAAACAGAATTCATAATGAGATTAGAAGTTGACTACGTAATAAATATCCGACAGTGCACTCCTACTGTTATTGGTTGACTAGCGTGGGTTACTGAGATACGATAGTTGAGGTGTTGCAATCGCCATGACGATGGTGGCTTTCTGTTCTAGAAAAGAGTGCAATTATTGTTCGGTACAATCGATACCACCACACGTGTTAAATTAAGATCAGAATAATCTGTATACCAAATTGTACCGCATTGGAATCgaagtatacatttttgtaacatCCTTAGTAGGAATGTGAGGAATTGTATTGAGAAGATTCTAAGACATGCTTTTTATTAAAtatcagaggtgggggactcgagtcacatgacttgactcgagtctgactcgagtcacaattttcaggacttgttgattaaagtatgaaaatgacttgacttgactttgacttgagaacaagttacttgagacttgacttgaagtggaagactcgacaatgacttgaacttataataaacaaaccgcaataaaattattttatatgttgtgacatcagcaccactaatcagcgtatgtgccttgaACGCTGCACTtgaacgctgcacaattcaaaccgcgccaaacatggcagacagtaacgttagtcgagctccacatagtatcgtttggatacaaggactttgaactggaccgtgtgaataaaaaaagatttgccagatgcaaaatatgcaacaacgtcaaatttcattcgttattttaagaaccacaaggaaaggtaagaaagtaatctctttatattcagtttcactaagatctataacgattaagttactaatgtaagaattcatcttttgtttgtcataatttggccttggttgcatattatgtttgtttttttcttgttagaaatgtcaccattatcattactgaatacgtctggtaaatagatgtaagggaatttgactattaCTGTGGCATaccctgaattttaatgttgatgggcatcttaaaatgagcgggcatgtatatgattacacgtaggctataatgtctgtattaaatgtgggcattttcaagtgtttgtggactgcgtgtggaaactaaaaagaattgtgcttacaccataacagttaactttactgcatgaaaggctaacatggaggcgctgatgtgattactagcacctaaacatttcgaagaggttattcttttttactcatacagacaagaataattacagcgtaattacatattaggccgtttttcagtcacaataattagattataaggttgttattattagcccttattacatggattggctgaattccagtgcagaatgcgtgttatttattgataacagaccgttgccatgaaaaacagcgcgttgctatggacgcagcaggattctaaccagagacggaacggactattttctttagaagaagcaatacaatcgtttttaaatcaataaattccttttgaaatcaatatttcgtgtcaaattatagatttatttggtaggtagccatgtaataagcgggataaggtatagcgaggcggttgttatagcgaatacaaccccttcaggctgattcaagatccctccgcttcgtccccccaaaaaattgtacggcggaggagaacaatatttgattttgaaatcgagcttcgcaccaaacgcacgtcagaaacagaggacagtgtgtgtgtgtgttcatctctttagtactgtgacttgacttgacttgcttagggtgaacccttgacttgacttgcttgatttatctgaactgtgacttgagacttgactcgagatttgatggttaagacttgagacttgcttggacttgaccatgtgtgacttgtccccatctctgttaAATATAAGTGAAATGCAGGCtctaatatttttaaatgaagtgCCCTTTGTTGATTTCTGTCTCCCCATGACAGTGTAGATGTAGTACAACAGCTTGTCCTGTAGAAGACAATGTGGAGTACCTTTCAAAGGTTGTTGAGCTTTTCATTGGCATGTAAGAGGCATTCGAGTTGGGCCTTCAACTTTACACGATTAATTTCAATGTATGAGTCCTCCTGTAGgattttatcaatgtcatctTCGTAGAGCAGAGACAGCATCTCGCTACACACGTTTTTGGCTCCCTCCTTCAGGATGAAATAATAGATCAACATTGGCACCTGGTCCCCCATTCTCTGCACCACGATCTGGGAAAGAGGATGAGGTGTTGAAATGAGACTGCTAGATTACAATCAAGGTTTAGCAAAGGTTACTTTAGAGATGGGCAGACCTCATAATTTACAATTACGCAATACAATTACCAAACaccccaaaataaataaatcccaaATAAGATAATTAGGGAATTTTTTTGAATTATTATATTGAATTACAACACATTCTGTATTGTTACCCTGCTGAACTGTAAAAACATTGCTGGTGAAGGTAAGCTTTTTTTACTTGCTATGATTGATATAAAGCTATTTACTTTAGTTGTTTAAACTGTCAGTTAGCTACTCTAGATTCTAAATCAACTCGCTAGCTTGAAGCAGACGTCTTTGCCAGACTTTGCAGTTagaactcaaactaacattgaaaaaacatCAAGTACTTAAGCAAAAAtagtccaggtatttaagtaatctacaaaaataccttTAGCACCagccagaaaaaaatattatggcCTTGTGTGAAGTGCATTTCATTGACCTTTTTTTGTTATGGGTAAATGGCAATTTGGAAATTCCACATGTCAACATCGCAATTTCGATTATAATTAgattaattgtgcagccctaataGCATGGATTTGCCGTGGGGGGTGAGGTTCAGATTCACttgctaaaatgttttttttacatttttaccgTCTGAACGATGAGGTACTATTAACAACCCTAACTCACCGCACTTCCTCATTGTTCCTCATTGTTCCTCATCGATATTCCAGTTCCTGGTCATTGATGTGATATTAACAGTGTATATTTCTGATTAGAATGTATGAACTTCAAAATGTTGGAGTGACTGCAAAATGTTGGAAAAAAAACCATCACAAAATATTGTGAAACTGATAATACCTCATAGTAAGCCTTGAGCAGTTCAGGGTAATTGGTCCTTTTGTCTTGTTCCGTGTAGTCTGTGGTTTCGCTATCCAATTTATTCTGTATGTTGAAGATTTCATCCTGTGTGTACACTAACATCTCCATCTCAAACTGCTCCTTGATCCTTCCCATGGCCATTTGTGACTGCTGATCCTGGATGCTTTCAATGTTTCTCTAAGAGTTCAAATAGAGAGGAAGTCATCATGGTGACGTAAGGAACCTTGGATACAGTGACGCATTGCAATGTTTTCCCATACTGGTTGAAGCTGGATTTTGTTAGGTTAAGCTCAAGAAATGTGCATAAtatgtaaaaagtctacatccCCCTTTTCACATTAATGTCAATGCCGCAGTCTCAGGCATTTAAATTTGCATGTTTGCCACAGCTAGCTACACATTTGTTTCCCTTTGACAGTGTAGGTGatgatgcctgaggaaagcacggaacatcatcaaagttCACAGCCATCCAGGCTATGGCCTGTTCATACTGCTTCCGTCTGGTAGATGCTACTGGAGCATCGGAgcatgcacttccagactcaaaaacgtttttttcccctcaggccATATGgttcctcaaccagcaacaccagatccatgatcatactgatcacacacgaacattccagattctctgatgtcctttcaggtactttaatGGGCATTtgaatatttcaaatacatgtattttactGACATACTTGCCATTTGTACAATATTCAGTACTACTACCAATACTGCTGCtaatttacagtactctttgtaaactgctgctatgtacagtgttagatatattattgctttatcttcttgatatatattttttgctgtgtgtacatttttcttcttaattcccactacgtagttgtagtgtgcaaTGCCACCATTCAcaagcttattgcactcatatgtatctataatattcaataactctaccaattgctgctaggtcacacttatgtatattactgccatacttgccatatatAAATGTTGAATAATACTACTCAGATTTCTGCTACCAATAATACTActcagattgctgctagtttactgtactccttttttaaattgctgcaagtgtacagtgttatgtatattgttgctttattttattattttatgtctagctatatttttgcttatatgtTCTTCTTAATACTCATTACGTagtttgtcgggtgccatgACACAATAATTTTactgtgcaggatgacgctgtgttgttcggtgcatttgacaaataaaccttgataCCCAGAAGtaccattatcagcaacaacCTTGGAGCAGTTAGGGTTGATCACTTTGCCCTGAGACAGAACTACAGATTTTTCAGCTTGCTGGCTtaacgattaaccctataaaacattaggttactggtcagatgtttAAACCACTAGGCTACTCTGCCAAACCTACCTGTGTGTTACATTGTACTCAGTGTAATTAATTTATGGCTGCAAgcatatcttaatttttttcaagtaAAAATATATCAGAAAGTTCAGCTGCCCTTTTTCTTACCTTAGAGAACTGCTGAAGAAAAGGATAACCCTCAAAGCAATCTTTAGATAATATATCAAATTGTTTCTGGACCAtttctgaaaaaacaaacaaaaagcacatttttaacAAATAGTCCAAACTCAATATAAAAAGAAGAATTTTCTTGCACTTCATGTTGAAATAACCTATAGGTAACTTAATTAAGCCgcttttttttaaaataccATAGAGCCCCGTGCATTCAGTTACCTCTGACTGTGTGTACTGTCATCATTGCAGGATTCACAAGTTCACCCAGTAGTTTCTGAGCAACTTGTCGAAAAACATTGTAGTTACTGAAACCTGGCAGCTCACTTCCCCTATGTGTCTTATCATATTCAGCTGCCACTTCTTGCACATGCTTTTggtctaaataaaataaaataaaaaacattaccGGAGAGATTTGgataaatgttaatattttttgtaattataatgtTAGTGATATTACCGTTAGAATATTATATATCATTGTATCAACTATTACTTTCAAATTATTCTTATCATTAAGTATTCTATACTTCAAATGTTGAATCAGTTCACATTAAGATTTTAAAAACGTATTTAATCAGAATTGTACTTACAATTTTCTATAGAGTTCGTCAGAATTCCCATCCACTGTTTATAATCCTTTCGCATGAGGACAAACAGGTTTTCCTCTGTAATAATATCCCCATTGGACAGCTGGTTTATCTTTTCAATGAACTCTGTTATGACCTGAATAtggaaataatataataaaacacaacaaattaaAGCTTATCGATTTAACTTTACCTTCTTATGGGGTCGAGGGTTAATTGCAACCCCACATTCTGCATCACTTTGCCAGAAAACCTGTGGTTTGTTGTTGTGAATTTTGGCGCATTGGTAATACGTCATGTGCCTTGTTGGTTTGATTAGTTGAGTTGAAGTTTAATCCAATCACATTCCagtttaacttttctcaatACCCATTGgaaaattagaaataaatgaataaataaataaatgtatcaataaatatatttctgcaaaaaaatattattataaatgtattaatcaaatattattttctgatttatttaattccttgatcattcatttctgttttcattcatttccattatcatatattttgtatatatttatttctatatttatttatttaaatattattttagttctgtatttattcatttccatattcttttattttgtgtttgctTATTATTTActtatgttcttttttttctgcgtgtatttatttctgtttttccttgtCCTTCAGCTAATGAGGGGGCGGGACTAACAGTCAGATGTAGCAATCAAGTGCAGAGCAGCAGGTAGAAATCTGATGGTGAGTGCTGTTTTACAGTAGAACCTTGGCGCATCCATGaggaagattaacgttttggaatggcccagccagatccaagacctgaatccaattgaacatctgtggggtgatcttgaagagggctgtgcacaggagatgtcctcgcaatctgacagatttagagcgcttttgcaaagaagagtgggcaaaaatttGACACGTCAAGATGCAAtcaacttatgcaaccaggttattgtgagtttttaatttttaattcttccccctcaaagatttcaatttgtttttcaattaaatttttcacgttataggtcacattggaaaaagttctgacatgatttatctttgtctcattcttttacatcacaataacctagcattttaacagggttgtgtacactttttctatccactgtacatgagaGTTAATTGAGGACACTGAATGTGTATGTATAACGTACAGTGGCCAAAATAAAGACTGTCAAGAGCGAGAAACAATGCCCTTCTGTTTTCATCTCAGTCCATTTGGCCATAGTTACATTGTTACAATTTGCTGGGATTAAACCAATCCTCACATCAAGtcaaatgtttatatattgtcAACTTttgcatctgctaaatgactaatgtgTAAAATTAGGATAATAAATATAAAGTGAAGATGCAGATACCTTAATGAGGTGCTTCCTCTTCTCTGAAGGGTCCAGGGCAGGTTCATGCTTTAATTTATTCAATTTATTCCTCACATCCCCAAGCAATTTTTTAATCTTCTCTGACATCTCAGGGAGAGATttctgaaaaagagaaaaaaacacagcaagTTAACAGACCTCATATGGTACAGCCTACTGCACATCCAAAAGTGACATCAGACTCATATGACACTGCTAACCTTAATGTGTTCAACAAGGGTGACGGTGAGCTTCTTGGATAGGTTAATGATGGTTGTCTTTTCCTCAAGAGAGCTGTACATTATAAAGGAGAGAAATAAGATCAAGTCTTCCAAGcatattagaaaaaaaataatgctgCCCTTAAcccctgctctccctgagtgagagagttgtGTGCATAGAGAGACCGTCCAACGATGACTTAATCGATTTACCAACGTCTGTAAtagtttttcttcctttttgaaAGGCATTCAACAAGCCTAGGTAGCTATTTATTGTGAAAACTTTTTAACAACGTTTATTTGGGTTAATGTGCAAACTGTCAGGGTATTATAGCCTCACCGAACAGTATATGAAACAAGGGTCCCAAACGCGTAATGTGGAAAATCTATTGACTTTTCATAACAGCCTAAACCTATCGCAtgtagagaaaaaaacattaacacaatgCCCAGAACAAATTCTACCTGAAGTGCAAATGTCTTTTGAAGAATTCCTTCTCATCTTCAATTGCATCAATTATGGacatattttcatcaatttGCTTCTGACCACGACACTTCACAATGACATAGCCCAAATTCAGAGGAATCGTTCTATTTTGGACAATGTCCAAAATGATCCTCTCGGCTCCAGGGTCTATCAGGTCTGGCTTTGTTAGAATGGCTAGGAGACAAATAAAAAGAATTATGACAGGAGCAGACAAACCACACATCTAATTAAAGCTATTGTGCAAATAAAAGAAAGCTCTATCAAATAAGTTAATCTATTGTATGTCATTTCTTTACCCAAAGTTCTTGTGCCTTCAACATCCACTTGTTGTGCCATTTGCAGGGCCTCTGTTGTTGCTATGTCAACATTACATGGTACCACCACCAAAATGATGGTTTCCTTTCTCTTTATGTAGTTAAGAATAAGACCTTTGATCtattaaaaaggaaagaaacattattttagCTACTTTGTTTTTTTCTAGATGGCAGTTTTATATTGGGATTTTAATCCCCAATATTGTGATTATTTGTCACCCCCAATATCGCTGCAACGCCCAGCAGAGTTGGGACAAGCAAAGCAAACCCGACTGGGTTCTGGttcacactgctcgctcaaccaggaagacaCCGTAATCATTATGCACCAGAGAGATCGCAATCACTAGTCTTTTATCTTAACTGGCAAAGGTTACCCCCCTCATTAGAACCTCTGAGCTAATAGATGAGCTGGTGATGCAGCAATGCAGCAACCTCGCAGTGATGCAGCAACCTGCAAGTTGTTCTAAAGCAAATCATTCAAAGAACCTTTCACAAACCATGATTGTCTTAATTACCTACCTATCAATACATGTAGTACTTCTGGCTAAAACAATTGACCAATTTGCAGTGATGAGATAATCAAGCAATCTACTAGACCAAGCCAACATTTGTCATCTGTACATTATACTTACTTTTTCTCCAATGTCCTCCGGTTGTCCTTTCACAGCTACTCTGGCAATCCCAGGTAAGTCAATCAGAGTGAGGTCACATACTGTTTTGGATTTTATCTTCAGAGTGATCAGTTCTTCGCATATCCCATCTCCTTTTCCAGCCAAGTCATTCTGGGCTTCAGTCCaaagtgaaaatatttattacaattaagttgtgtgtgtttgtctgtcaaaGTCttcatataaaaatattttcaatccTAATGCTGATTGTTAAAAGCTGTGGTATACACTCACCATCTGGTTTATGAGAGTATATACCAGAGGCATCACATAACATGTTAATGTTccaattgcattggtaaccggtttatatTAGCAAGAATACATATTGGGGTGCATATTAGCTAtttaacacatacaaacatgccttattgtttaaatatatagTTGGTATGAAATAGGTGTTACAGAAAATGTCCAACCTTCTTCAACATAGTTCACGACCTTTGAGGGTTCAGTAAATTCATATATTTGTTCACGATATGAGATCTCCGCCTTCCAAACATTGTGTTTCTCATAACAAAGCTGGAGTAACAGTGGGCATCTAGTGACAATACCTGGAAACAAGAAAACTACTATGAACAGATCATGATATGGAAAAACAATCAATACATTATGACAGTACAGTCAATAATGACAATGTCCATTCTACCACAAATCTGTGGTCTGCTCTGTCTCAACAGTTCTCCATAATAGACAGACACAATTTTCTAAATGATGTTGAGGCTAAAGTATTCCCAGATACAGCTCCTGTAGAAAGTGTACACCACATTGAGttaattttcacattttgttgtgtcattGTTTCATGCACTAAAATGTCATTTTCCCGCTTGTCGACTCCATTTTTTCAagggactttttttttaaattaaatatttgaaatacaga
This portion of the Esox lucius isolate fEsoLuc1 chromosome 13, fEsoLuc1.pri, whole genome shotgun sequence genome encodes:
- the LOC109616480 gene encoding interferon-induced GTP-binding protein Mx2, whose amino-acid sequence is MFQDQLKEKVRPLIDLIDEMRYLGIEKQLNLPAIVVVGDQSSGKSSVLEALSGVALPRGTGIVTRCPLLLQLCYEKHNVWKAEISYREQIYEFTEPSKVVNYVEEAQNDLAGKGDGICEELITLKIKSKTVCDLTLIDLPGIARVAVKGQPEDIGEKIKGLILNYIKRKETIILVVVPCNVDIATTEALQMAQQVDVEGTRTLAILTKPDLIDPGAERIILDIVQNRTIPLNLGYVIVKCRGQKQIDENMSIIDAIEDEKEFFKRHLHFSSLEEKTTIINLSKKLTVTLVEHIKKSLPEMSEKIKKLLGDVRNKLNKLKHEPALDPSEKRKHLIKVITEFIEKINQLSNGDIITEENLFVLMRKDYKQWMGILTNSIENYQKHVQEVAAEYDKTHRGSELPGFSNYNVFRQVAQKLLGELVNPAMMTVHTVREMVQKQFDILSKDCFEGYPFLQQFSKRNIESIQDQQSQMAMGRIKEQFEMEMLVYTQDEIFNIQNKLDSETTDYTEQDKRTNYPELLKAYYEIVVQRMGDQVPMLIYYFILKEGAKNVCSEMLSLLYEDDIDKILQEDSYIEINRVKLKAQLECLLHANEKLNNL